One Ostrea edulis chromosome 2, xbOstEdul1.1, whole genome shotgun sequence genomic region harbors:
- the LOC125679886 gene encoding uncharacterized protein LOC125679886, with translation MSPLYIILGFITLSFTDAKVPRAHRVIKGHVAGSLRKLPWKWRHEKTSYKVKTPLTVGVDVVSSFKVSADSIGLGGIFKTSNFQQPDCSGIIKRHPDLKGRNGVYTIYPDGKTKKRVFCDMTTDGGGWTVIQRRKYGSTRFTRKWRDYKKGFGRASADYWLGNDAIHSLTSRKAQELRIDLQQFSGAKAYAKYSTFSIADEKGKYRLKVGGYSGTAGDSLQYHNNRIFLTKDRNGHNTCIKEYQAGWWYHNCYHSFLNGPFRSSAVHTYKAIVWRRWKEKTALKSAKMMIRPRKYLQNVYIADTNYTFKQPVSGSDGVMSPVYIFLGFLTLSLTGAEVPQAHPVVKGHMTGSLRKLPWKWRHEKTSYKVKTPLTVGVDVVSSFKVSADSVGLVGIFKTSDFHQPDCSGIIKRHPDLKGRNGVYTIYPDGKTKKRVFCDMTTDGGGWTVIQRRKYGSTRFFRKWRDYKIGFGRASVDYWLGNDAIHSLTSRKAQELRIDLQQFSGAKAYAKYSTFSIADEKGKYRLKVGGYSGTAGDSLHSHNNHIFVTKDRNDRHNCVKAYQGAWWSGSCYQSNLNGPFRSSAVHTYQAIVWRKWKEKTALKSVKMMIRPQK, from the exons ATGTCTCCACTTTACATAATTCTAGGCTTCATAACTTTGTCGTTTACTGATGCTAAGGTTCCACGGGCGCATCGTGTGATAAAAG GTCATGTGGCAGGATCTTTGAGAAAACTTCCTTGGAAATGGAGGCACGAGAAAACGTCTTACAAAGTGAAAACTCCACTGACTGTCGGGGTAGACGTTGTTTCCAGTTTCAAAGTCAGCGCAGACTCAATTGGTTTGGGGGGAATATTCAAAACAA gtAACTTCCAACAGCCTGATTGCTCTGGTATCATAAAACGTCACCCGGATCTTAAAGGTCGTAACGGAGTGTACACTATATACCCTGACGGCAAGACCAAGAAGCGGGTGTTCTGTGACATGACCACTGATGGCGGTGGATGGACG GTTATCCAACGACGGAAATACGGATCCACACGTTTTACCCGCAAGTGGAGAGACTACAAGAAAGGGTTTGGAAGAGCGAGTGCAGATTACTGGTTAG GAAATGATGCAATACATTCTTTGACATCACGAAAAGCACAGGAACTGCGGATTGATCTACAACAGTTTTCAGGCGCTAAGGCTTACGCTAAGTACTCGACGTTCAGCATCGCGGATGAAAAAGGAAAGTACAGGTTAAAAGTCGGAGGATACAGTGGAACTGCGG GGGACAGTCTACAGTATCACAACAACCGTATCTTTCTTACAAAAGATAGAAATGGCCATAACACATGTATCAAGGAATACCAAGCAGGGTGGTGGTATCATAATTGTTACCATTCATTTTTGAACGGACCATTTCGTTCATCTGCTGTTCACACTTATAAAGCAATAGTATGGCGGAGATGGAAAGAAAAAACAGCACTAAAATCGGCAAAGATGATGATTCGACCTCGAAAAT ACTTACAAAACGTATATATAGCAGACACAAACTACACATTTAAGCAGCCTGTTTCAGGATCGGACGGAGTCATGTCTCCCGTTTACATATTTCTAGGCTTCCTAACTTTGTCGCTTACTGGTGCTGAGGTTCCACAGGCACATCCTGTGGTAAAAG GTCATATGACAGGATCTTTGAGAAAACTTCCTTGGAAATGGAGGCACGAAAAAACGTCTTACAAAGTGAAAACTCCACTGACTGTCGGGGTAGATGTTGTTTCCAGTTTCAAAGTCAGCGCAGACTCAGTTGGTTTGGTGGGAATATTCAAAACGA gtGACTTCCATCAGCCTGATTGCTCTGGTATCATAAAACGTCACCCGGATCTTAAAGGTCGTAACGGAGTGTACACTATATACCCTGACGGCAAGACCAAGAAGCGGGTGTTCTGTGACATGACCACTGATGGCGGTGGATGGACG GTTATCCAACGACGGAAATACGGATCCACACGTTTTTTCCGCAAGTGGAGAGACTACAAGATAGGGTTTGGAAGAGCGAGCGTGGATTACTGGTTAG GAAATGATGCAATACATTCTTTGACATCACGAAAAGCACAGGAACTGCGGATTGATCTACAACAGTTTTCAGGCGCTAAGGCTTACGCCAAGTACTCGACGTTCAGCATCGCGGATGAAAAAGGAAAGTACAGGTTAAAAGTCGGAGGATACAGTGGAACTGCAG GGGACAGTCTGCATTCTCACAACAACCATATCTTTGTTACAAAGGATAGAAATGACCGTCACAACTGTGTCAAGGCTTACCAAGGTGCGTGGTGGTCTGGAAGTTGTTACCAGTCAAATCTGAACGGACCATTTCGCTCATCTGCTGTTCACACTTATCAAGCAATAGTATGGCGCAAATGGAAAGAAAAAACAGCACTAAAATCGGTGAAGATGATGATTCGACCTCAAAAATAA
- the LOC130051430 gene encoding ATP-dependent DNA helicase RecQ-like translates to MKEQCEKLQNLGFKASYIGKDLQDTDSLEQGLYDFVFGSPEVFLNNSKWRTMLKSDIYQIKLQLIAVDEAHTVTQWGEGDKKEEPFREAFAHIGELRSLCPKASLLALTATSGPSQRRKIMKMLCFSANSEVILDSPDRENIKITSLCIPNSDNLEKVFHWLIDILKTQKPKAERHIIFCESIADVSKIYTTFVKHFGNDCQHFEMFHSKTDEKVKEIIS, encoded by the exons ATGAAAGAGCAGTGCGAAAAATTGCAAAATCTGGGCTTTAAGGCGTCATACATTGGAAAAGACCTACAAGATACAGATTCACTTGAACAGGGCTTGTATGATTTTGTGTTTGGAAGCCCTGAGGTCTTCCTCAATAACAGCAAGTGGAGAACCATGTTGAAGTCGGACATCTACCAGATTAAGTTACAGTTAATAGCAGTTGATGAAGCTCATACGGTTACACAATG GGGAGAAGGAGACAAGAAAGAGGAGCCCTTCAGAGAGGCATTTGCTCACATTGGAGAATTGAGATCACTGTGCCCCAAAGCATCTTTACTTGCCCTTACTGCAACATCTGGACCAAGTCAACGAaggaaaattatgaaaatgttaTGTTTTAGTGCAAACTCTGAAGTTATATTAGATTCACCAGATCGAGAAAATATTAAGATAACATCATTGTGTATTCCAAATtcagataatttagaaaaagtaTTCCATTGgttgattgatatattgaagACCCAAAAGCCAAAAGCTGAGAGACACattattttttgtgaaagtATTGCAGATGTTTCCAAGATCTACACAACATTTGTTAAACATTTTGGCAAtgattgtcaacattttgaaatgtttcataGTAAAACAGATGAGAAAGTGAAAGAAATCATTTCTTAG